One Fibrobacter sp. UWH6 DNA segment encodes these proteins:
- a CDS encoding FISUMP domain-containing protein, whose amino-acid sequence MKTKFILFTAFVSLLCACSEDSPSEPKDTFDASVVCPAEGTNAYGEPNRGSFTDERDGQVYKYTTIGNQVWMAENLKFDAPYSLCYAREENFCETFGRFYTLYVNGEYFALIDQVLADTICPAGWHVPSVDEWNELANNVGEGEKGSARLMSSNDFGEYYNSGSDDCSFNALPAGSWMLNGELSGDRIYAIYWTSTRRSYDTMYAYNLGSQSIEINHPRMTIRCLKN is encoded by the coding sequence ATGAAAACAAAGTTCATTCTTTTTACCGCTTTTGTTTCCTTGCTTTGCGCATGTTCCGAAGATAGCCCTTCGGAGCCAAAGGATACTTTTGACGCAAGCGTCGTCTGCCCAGCCGAAGGGACGAACGCATACGGCGAACCGAACCGAGGTTCATTCACTGATGAACGTGATGGACAGGTGTACAAGTACACCACCATCGGTAACCAAGTGTGGATGGCCGAGAACTTGAAATTTGACGCACCGTACAGTCTGTGCTATGCCAGAGAAGAAAATTTTTGCGAAACGTTCGGCAGGTTCTACACTCTGTACGTAAATGGCGAATATTTTGCCCTCATTGATCAAGTTTTGGCGGACACCATTTGCCCTGCTGGGTGGCATGTGCCTTCGGTGGATGAATGGAATGAATTGGCGAATAATGTTGGGGAAGGTGAAAAGGGAAGTGCCAGATTAATGTCATCCAATGATTTTGGAGAATATTATAACTCTGGTTCTGATGATTGTAGTTTTAACGCCCTGCCTGCAGGATCCTGGATGTTAAACGGAGAACTTTCTGGAGATAGAATTTATGCTATTTATTGGACTTCTACAAGAAGAAGTTATGATACAATGTATGCCTATAATCTTGGAAGTCAGTCAATAGAAATAAATCACCCCAGAATGACTATTAGGTGTCTAAAGAATTAA
- a CDS encoding FISUMP domain-containing protein → MKTKFILFTAFVSLLCACSEDSPSEPKDTFDANVVCPAEGTNACGEPNRGSFTDERDGQVYKYTTIGNQVWMAENLKFDAPFSLCYDKIEGFCDTFGRFYSLHIDGEDLGLFDRALLDTICPAGWHVPSVDEWNVLAKNMGGAEFAGPRLISSSDFGERYTPGTDDCGFNSKPAGEWLLDGTISGNYAVYWTSTAKDFNLSYVVAMGVGFTIGQNYPKHSLRCIKD, encoded by the coding sequence ATGAAAACAAAGTTCATTCTTTTTACCGCTTTTGTTTCCTTGCTTTGCGCGTGTTCCGAAGATAGCCCTTCGGAGCCTAAGGACACTTTTGACGCAAACGTCGTCTGCCCAGCCGAAGGGACGAACGCATGCGGAGAGCCGAATCGAGGTTCATTCACCGACGAACGCGACGGACAGGTGTACAAGTACACCACAATAGGCAACCAAGTGTGGATGGCCGAGAACTTGAAATTCGACGCACCGTTCAGCCTGTGCTATGACAAAATCGAAGGCTTCTGCGATACGTTCGGCAGGTTTTATTCGCTACATATTGATGGTGAGGATTTGGGACTCTTTGACCGGGCTTTGCTAGACACCATTTGCCCTGCCGGGTGGCATGTGCCCTCTGTGGACGAATGGAATGTGTTAGCTAAAAATATGGGGGGGGCGGAGTTTGCAGGTCCTAGGTTGATAAGTTCCTCTGATTTTGGAGAACGATACACTCCAGGAACTGATGATTGTGGGTTTAATTCTAAACCAGCGGGGGAATGGTTGTTAGACGGGACCATATCTGGCAACTATGCTGTATATTGGACATCAACCGCTAAAGACTTTAATTTGTCGTATGTGGTGGCTATGGGAGTTGGTTTTACAATAGGACAAAACTATCCCAAGCATTCATTACGTTGCATAAAGGATTAA